A single region of the Streptomyces virginiae genome encodes:
- a CDS encoding CCA tRNA nucleotidyltransferase, whose product MPNANEDNPSALSQVQRRAVSELLRVAPVADELGRRFQEAGFRLALVGGSVRDALLGRLGNDLDFTTDARPEDVLKIVRPWADSVWDVGIAFGTVGAQKSARSGDAVRNFQIEVTTYRSEAYDRTSRKPEVSYGDSIDEDLVRRDFTVNAMALALPEQQFIDPHGGLEDLAAGVLRTPGTPEESFSDDPLRMLRAARFAAQLDFEVAPEVVAAMKAMSERIEIVSAERVQGELNKLILSAHPRKGLGLLVDTGLADRVLPELPALRLESDEHHRHKDVYDHSLIVLEQAIALEEDGPDLVLRLAALLHDIGKPRTRRFESDGRVSFHHHEVVGAKMTKKRLTALKYSNDMIKDVSRLVELHLRFHGYGDGEWTDSAVRRYVRDAGPLLERLHKLTRSDCTTRNKRKANALSRTYDGLEERIAQLQEQEELNAIRPDLDGNEIMQVLDVGPGPVIGKAYAFLLELRLENGPMDRDAAVVALKEWWAAQA is encoded by the coding sequence GTGCCGAACGCCAACGAAGACAACCCCAGTGCCCTGAGTCAGGTGCAGCGCCGCGCGGTCAGTGAACTGCTGCGGGTCGCTCCTGTCGCCGACGAGCTCGGCCGCCGTTTCCAGGAGGCGGGCTTCCGCCTCGCCCTGGTCGGTGGGTCCGTCCGCGACGCGCTGCTCGGGCGTCTCGGCAACGATCTCGACTTCACCACCGATGCCCGCCCCGAGGACGTTCTGAAGATCGTCCGGCCGTGGGCGGACTCGGTGTGGGACGTCGGTATCGCTTTCGGCACCGTCGGGGCGCAGAAGAGCGCCCGCTCCGGCGACGCCGTACGGAACTTCCAGATCGAGGTGACGACGTACCGCTCGGAGGCCTACGACCGGACGTCCCGTAAGCCCGAGGTCTCCTACGGCGACTCGATCGACGAGGACCTCGTCCGCCGTGACTTCACGGTCAACGCCATGGCCCTGGCCCTGCCCGAGCAGCAGTTCATCGACCCGCACGGCGGTCTGGAGGACCTGGCCGCCGGCGTGCTGCGTACGCCCGGGACCCCCGAGGAATCCTTCTCCGACGACCCGCTGCGGATGCTGCGGGCGGCACGGTTCGCCGCGCAGCTGGACTTCGAGGTCGCCCCCGAGGTCGTCGCGGCCATGAAGGCGATGTCCGAGCGGATCGAAATCGTTTCCGCGGAGCGGGTCCAGGGTGAGCTGAACAAGCTGATCCTGTCCGCCCACCCGCGCAAGGGTCTGGGACTGCTGGTGGACACGGGACTGGCCGACCGGGTGCTCCCCGAGCTGCCCGCGCTGCGGCTGGAGAGTGATGAGCACCACCGGCACAAGGACGTCTACGATCACTCGCTGATCGTGCTGGAGCAGGCGATCGCGCTGGAGGAGGACGGCCCGGACCTGGTCCTGCGGCTCGCGGCCCTGCTGCACGACATCGGCAAGCCCCGCACCCGCCGGTTCGAGAGCGACGGCCGGGTCTCCTTCCACCACCACGAGGTGGTGGGCGCGAAGATGACCAAGAAGCGGCTCACCGCTCTGAAGTACTCCAACGACATGATCAAGGACGTGTCCCGGCTGGTGGAGCTGCACCTGCGCTTCCACGGCTACGGCGACGGGGAGTGGACCGACTCCGCGGTCCGGCGCTACGTCCGCGACGCCGGTCCGCTGCTGGAGCGTCTGCACAAGCTGACCCGGTCCGACTGCACCACGCGCAACAAGCGCAAGGCCAACGCTCTCTCCCGGACCTACGACGGGCTGGAGGAGCGCATCGCGCAGCTGCAGGAGCAGGAGGAGCTGAACGCGATCCGGCCCGATCTGGACGGCAACGAGATCATGCAGGTGCTCGACGTGGGCCCCGGTCCGGTGATCGGCAAGGCCTACGCCTTCCTGCTGGAGCTGAGGCTGGAGAACGGCCCGATGGATCGTGACGCCGCTGTCGTCGCGCTGAAGGAGTGGTGGGCCGCACAGGCCTGA